GGAGcgtgtttattggcgtagatttcgaggttgtgtgaacaaccgtctgcggcgcgtgcgcacgactcccaatattctcgggcgaacgaaacgacggtgcccttttgctttatataatgtaggtctggtaagttaccctcaccattccccattgtcatccgccgccgcaaccttcttcttcctcctgccgaaccctattccccccaaaaatcatcaccaatcccctcggtctcccgcatccacccacttagtaaggacgaactaatggcgaagagagacgcccagaagaaaggcggggtcatggcgaaggaatggtggaagtcacggagcaacgagcagaccatcgaggacctcgtcgccatgggagtgctccacaacaaggcacttgctgGATGGCGTCGCacccggaaggagaaagcttccccgatccacaaccaggtgaagattgtggttttcgaagatttcttcaaacggggttttgggattccagtgcaccctttccttcagggtctctgcttgtactacgagattgggatttgcaatctacatcccaactcgattcttctcgtctctaccttcatccatctctgcgaggcgtatggtggcttctagccccatttcgacctctttcgccacctattctatCTTCGGAAAAAAGGaagtggtggctcgaagatcgccggaggcgtctacctgaaccttgCGTGACATGCATGAAAGTCCCAATACCTGCActacccctggaacacctcattggacgagtggtacaagaaatggttctacatccatgaagagccaacACCATCACTTTGTGCGACATGGGgctaattccagagaagaagaactagctggtcggagaagcccgagaacttggaacaGATAGCCGAACTGCTcgagatgatcccgtggggaaggcttgatggcccgagcatggtcggcaacttcattagccgacgaattcagccatgccagaaaaggattcatcctggcttcgaataCCAAGGTGGCGCGGATCcgaacaaggaccaggaaagagccgctcgaacaagacggagatcaaggccaggattggagagctgttcaatctGGCCGATCcgaattatgttgcactgaacgccatcgagcacgcttcaagctggctcgacctcccccaaaggtaattgacgcttccttttaactgtagagtcatgttgtatcaagaaaataactgtcttttccttcattttgtgtcatAGTATAATGGTCCGTGACCGGGCgggagtgttcgtgtcgcctccccctggtgtagaatggccacaagctaccggcccagccgcccagacccagcaccaggaccgacgacgttcactgggcggtactcgagaccgtagaagGACGCCTtggaccagagccgctggcaagcgtccggctgccagcaaacggcgtcaagccatcttccccctgtcggacgacgaagcagaggatgctgacatcttccggctcgtcccccgaaagaggagaaggcaggtgggaccgacagagcagggtggctcctctggactagcagtggtcacagcaccgaccactgctgcACAGAGGACCgacgaagggaacatgccgcGTCATACTCCGACGCTCGTACCGGAGGTTGATCAAATCCCAGTGGGAACTGCCGAGCAAGCTGAGTAGggacggtcgaggagacgttccttcgccacatccttcagCAAATCGAAACTGTAAGTATccatatttttgatgtaagctttgcattttgtacTGGATGCTATTGTCGTCTAAATTTATCTCTGAATTCATTAGATCTCAGTCCACCGaaaaccccgaccagctagctgggtgcggaatgtcctcaccaacaacggcgggaccaactgctcagcaaccagccgtggaggagcccatggcagggactccgcctgggtCTCAGCAGGCGGACAACCAGACGCCggtccccgagcagaatacaagtgctccaagcacgaaccctgatgaggcggttaccacggcgccaagggagctggatctagccgaggggcagcagccaaaAGTTGCCCGGAACATGGTTACCgatgcgacggctcgtgggaaagctgtggtggtcgtggagtctgcaaacgccggaccagtgccgcctcccgaataggaggctgaagaggacgaagtagaagaagtcctgggccgtccccaagataggcgacaacatgtatatgtatcgCGCTAtcagaacgacgaatgggtcatgcacgaggaaatcccagaggtcgaagagaccttaagagtcgaatgggcggccaagcgtctggtgactgaagtccaggtatatttggctttagtccttgaccctgttgtgtagtcgaactgtctgacgtagcttgtctatgtgcaggacttgatgaaaactgcaagataccgcaaaaggtgcttcgaccagatagaaggaatcatgaTGACCAACAAGGAGCTgatggctgaagtggaacgcctacggcgccaacttgaagccgccgaccaggagaggacaaaccaagaggcacagaaccaaaacctggtcggccagctccaaAGCAAAGAacaggagaaaacaggtaagtgttcaccgtatcataacaagtgcgggacttgtgttgttttgtttttgacagtaatagctgtaatgcaggtttagaagctgaagtgacccgcctccagggagaGAACagctgtgcgcttgcagaatgtggtcgcctgaaggaggacaacgagaaactggcacgccgccagtcggaactccaagaccacactaacaggatgaaggacgacctgaaaagtaagcactccagaccacctttctcatacaattgcccacattgccttgtcgtatcatcacgtttgatgtcttgtactgttttcagttttgaaagtcaatgccaagaggcaccttgaggccgtgatcaaggagcgtgacgactggaaagcacaatgccttaaggccaccaaggagcgggacacgtggagcaagcggtgccaagaaatggcaactggcattgtgcccgtcctcgaccttatcgacccggcgctcacagaggaagagctaaggacgcctcagctcggactggtcgagagatgcaagcaagcatggggatggttccaagacttcgtgaaggaggcgggtgagtacacgggtgcccatgtgctaagcatggtgcgtgctcactaccccctgatcgatcttaaacgcttggaggctgggtacccgaaggagatagacccagacaaggccgaagagcttcggacggcccagctggacttgtcgtcaaagataattggcgatattaacctgtgcggaggtgggacaacacctgtgcagggtatgccatcgacaagtcagctggaaatgccgtcggctgcaagccaaccgacgaagcctgcggtctcaaccagccaggcaccggcggggccatctccTTCAGCTTGATTAGCTCAAGAGTCCtcaagactcgagtagggtatcagaggcgacgagcagtaaatgccctgctcgccgaccagccaatgtaataggcttagagctgtagaaggaggacatagttgtgttattgtaaacttgagcctcttcaggcaagcttgtaataacgtaactgtatatcattacaagcttgtttgctttatacaaaacgcgtttaagcttgaaattttttgttggtgtaactaagtgggaacgtgttaacgttcggtttagttgtaccgttttgctcgacacatcatcccgagggGTTTGTGCGGCCCtggttggcatgtggtcggagtgtgaggtaacatgacctatgcacacgtggacacggacaagtcaaaccaggggggacctgccaatcacccgcaacgtagagagcggatcccgtgcacgtgttgggaggaaccggagacaggacctgctccgaaaaccgtagaaggagtggtggtcggcttgtactggctaagtcaGAATATCCATAAAATTcgtagtgacacattagagtggtcggagaaatcataattgctttattaaaataaatcgaaaatgtaagtagagtacatatctcagtagttaagcatagaatcatctaagcttgtcgatgtgccatgagttcggtacatccgtgccgtctagatgagctaacctgtaagacgttggacgtgtgacttccttgatcatgtagggtccctcccatggggttgcgagtttgtggacaccagcctggttcgtcttccacttcaggactaagtccccgaccacgaagaaacgctctttaatgttcttgttgtagtacctacgcaaaacagcaaggtatttggccgtgcgtacacaggaatcaagccttttctcttctgcgctgttgacttctagctcccgtacttcgtcgaccttgccttcgtcgaagttctctacccgtgctgatctaaaagctatatctggtggaaggactgcctcagcgccgtaaaccataaagtatggtgagacgccggtgttatgactgggctgagttcggaggccccagacaacggctggtaactccttgagccatcttccaggagctttatcattttctctgtacatcctcttcttcaacgcatccaagatcatgccatttgcccgctcgacttgtccattagctctaggatgcgccaccgagacgtattttacaactatgctcctttcatcgcagaagtcccaaaaagcgttcccggtgaactgagtacccagatcagtaatgatactgttgggcacgccgaaacggtggatgacctggtcgaggaatgtgacagctttctctgatgatgcctgtaccagaggcatgtattctatccacttagaaaacttatcaattagcacgaagacgcacgtaaatttcccaggagctggtttgaaaggcccgatcatgtctagtccccaacatgcgaagggccaagaggctggaatcgtctggatctcatgtgctggtacatggattctcttggagaagaactgacaaccctcatagcggcggactagcttctctgcgttggccactgctgacggccaatagaaccctgctcggaaagccttaccgaccagtgttctcaaggccgcgtggttgccgcaggagccagagtggatttggtctaggaggtgctcgccttcctcctgggttatacatttcatcaagacttcctccttagcgtttttgcgccataacttgccatcgacgagcaaatactgcttactacgacgcatcaggcgctcattttctgttcgatcgatataaccgctaccatctgtcaagtacttgatgaaaggcatTCTCCAGTCCGGCTCCTGAGTGGTCGGAAGCGACTCGATTGTGcttggcgccggaaccgtagccactaattgctagTCTGAAACTTTgttggtcgttgaatcttcgtcttcaatggaaggcgtgagcaggtcttggacgaatacgccatgtgggattttggctcgggatgatcctaactttgacaacgcatctgctgcttggttcttgtcctggaccacgtgtatgtactcgatgccatagaacctgccttccagctttcttatcgatttgcaatatgcgtccatcttttcactggtcgtgtcccagtccttgttgagttggttgatgaccagagccgaatctccgtagacatagagacgtttaactccaagctcgatcgcaatgcgtagaccatgcaggcatgcttcgtactcggcggcattattagatgctgggaaataaatcctaaggacgtaccggagctgctccttggatggtgacacgaaaagaactcctgctcccgcaccgtcaatgttgagagaaccatcgaagtacatcgtccaatattcgtcggatcccggagaggcaggcgtgcttaagtctgtccactcgacgatgaaatcgacgagtgcctgagacttgattgtagtacggcttgcaaattccaaggaaaaggggcatagctccattgcccatttgacgatgcgcccgttcgcatccttattgcgaatgatgtcccccaaaggatactcggtcatgaccaccacacgatatccatcgaagtaatgtctcaactttcgggatgttatcagtatggcgtagagcagtttctgaatctgtgggtacctggtcttggattcgttgagtacctcactaatgaaataaattggctgctgtaccttgtaggcgtggcccggctcatcgtgctcgaccactattgtagtggaaaccacccgatcggttgccgcaatgtaaagtaggagagtttcgtcttctctgggagcagtaagtaccggaggtgaagtgaggtattgtttcagctgcgtgaaggcagcgtctgcctcctccgaccactcaaacttctcggacgatttgagcagtttgaagaacggtagtcctttttctcctaatcttgatatgaaacggcttagagcagccatgcaaccggtgagcttctggacatccttcaccttttttgggggcttcatgtctaagacagctttgactttctccgggttagggcgtatgccgtcgtaactgacgacgttgccgagcagtatgccagaagggacaccaaagatgcacttctttgggtttaatttccattggaacgtattaagggctgcgaaggtgcattccagattgtcaacaagggtatgtgcttccttggttttgacaactacatcatcgacgtaagcctcgacgaggccgtcttttatctcgtcgttgaggcaggcctgtatagcgcgttggtaggtagcaccggcgtttttgagcccgaacgacatagtcgtgtagcaataggcgccaaaaggcgtgatgaaagatgtcttgatctggtcgtcctttttgagagcgatctggtgataaccagagtagcaatcgagaaaggaaagcagctcgcaaccggcggttgaatctacgacctcgtctatgcaaggtaagccaaaggggtccttagggcagtgtttgttgagatcagtgtaatcaacgcacattctccattcattattctttttgcgtacaagaaccgggttggctaaccattccggatgatacacttctttgataaatccggctgccaaaagccatgtaacttctaccctaatcgcctcctttttgtcacgagcgaaccgtcgtagcttctgcttgattggtttggctttgctgttgacatttaaggagtgctcaatcaagtcccgaggtacaccgggcatgtcagaaggtttccatgcaaacacatccacgttgcccctcaagaacctgacgagcgcgtcttcctatttgggatccaggtcggccccgatgagggccattttgctgggatcgccttcgaccagctggatcgtcttgtgctccttggatctgatgttcttgcgtggagccttgagctctgggatctccaagtggtcggccggggttttcttagcgtcgagcatggtctcgaccatgcgaatagagaggtcgtgggcctctgctattttgaagctgtcgtcctcgcaggtataagctgcgtatacattgcccctgagggttaaaactcctttctcagtgggcatcttgagcaccagatacctgtaatgaggtatggccatgaacttggtgagcgacagtcgaccaagaatagcatggtaggtgccatcgaaatcagcgaccccgaagttgacgtagtcagtgcggaagtggtccggagtcccaaactgcacaggtagcgtgatctgcccgagaggtgtggagctctgtccggggaggacgccccagaactgtgcctcgtatggcttcaggtccgcctgggctattttcagagcgggcaggctgttcttgaacagtatatcaatggagctgccgccgtcgatcagtaccctgtcgaattgaaccttgttgatacaaggatcgaggaccaggggaaaacgccctggctcgggtatggcggcccattggtccttcctgctgaagcagATTTCACGATGAGACCACGGAGAAAGCCgcagatcggtgagaaggttgtcggtctttgccacgttcaagcaagcgcgggcgagcaacttgcgttctcgtttggtctcaatggacaccttgccgccgatgatggtgtgcacgcgatcagtcggcttgacgtatttatgacgaggatctgcatcgtcgtcgtcgttgtcctcgttgcgctgttcccccgcgtcgttaagcttgtcggacgtatccggagcctgttgacgcatgtagatagtcttgaggacgcggcaattctccatggtgtggttcgacttgggatggagctggcagggtcctttcaatgctttggcgtagtcgtcctcgtagtttcgacgtccgctgccctttttcacggtattgacctcgccgtcgtcttcccgagcgcgcttgcttctgtaatcgtcacggcggttgcgccgctgattacgttgatcacggtggtcgcgggagtcgttgcgctggttgcgatggtcaaaattgtcgttccgaccacgattgctgcggtaatcgtcgcggtgtggagggtggtcggagcgtggaacccttgctgcttcttcaacgattatctttttagcgtcgtcagcgtccgcgtatttcttagcggtggccaaaagcgctgtgactgattcgggtctcttccggaggagcttgtctcttagggcatcgtggaagcggaggccggtgatgaaagcctcgattgcttcgttgtcggagattgatgggaccttgatgcgcatctccgagaaacgccaaaCGTACTCGCGCATtggttcatccttccgatctcggatccactgcagatcgtacttgttgccgggttgttcacaagtagcgatgaaattgtcgatgaaggcctgcctgagctcctgccaagagtcaaaatagttcgctggcaagctaaccagccattggtgacctgcatgaccaacagcgactgggaagtagttagacatgacgtgctcgtcggccatggctgagcggcacgcagtttcgtagagcatgacccataattcagggttttccttgccgtcgtacttctgaagcttctcgagcttgaaattcttgggccatatgacttggcgcaggtgtggagtgaactgcttcagccCCGGcagaccgtgggcggtgtcatactccatacggcgatagctttcatgggatgcacgatcgtcggctctctggttgatgcgagcacgtagatcacgtccgctgaggtaatggcggagatcgttattgccatcacggcgatctcgattgccatctggattagccctgcgaccgtggttatcacggcgattgtcgcggttatctcggcggttgtcgtctcgaacgtcgtggcggttatcctcccgacggcggttgtcgtcccgaccaccatcatgaccaccgtttccaccttgatggttgtgtcgacaaaatatggtcggcagtctacctaggggtatgcccaaggtagtagattatcggcagacagatgcgcaagccccaaacaagacggtgacgcaagacagacacgaggttttatccaggttcggccgccaaaaaggcgtaatacctacgtcctgcgtctgatttgtattgctgtatgtcaatgagagatgtttttagaggggtcccctgcccgccttatatagtccggggggcagggttacagatctagaaactaatcctagtcagttacaattgccatatgtggccggacaaggattcctattctaaccgactaggatcctgcttggtcgccaaatccgtcttgattccttgtgcgggactccgatcagatggaccgagccgcacgtcgtttttcgggtggactgaacccattgatccgggccagcccaagcttagccgtaagggtataggggttaatacccccacagctagtccccgagcatcatgtattatgctgcgacatgccattttcaccttctccgacaagcgaggcttggaaccttgacgcctccgaccaccgtcatcaccggagaagtaggttgtccgaagaatgtatggtgctcttataaaaaaagaaaagatttctatcctgagaagtgtgcccacttgtatttctgaaaagaaatgtaagtggtcttgaagcatagcattcttgaacatcagaagcgtaggggtcgaaaaacaaacacactcaccgcaaggtgaagtgtgcccacttagtccccgagcctggtaggaggtgacgtaggcacgtggtgccagggtctaaaaagaattcatagtttagttgaaaaccgaattgccgtataggcaaacatgatgcaccggcaggtgcatcgtaccgacgtagtccctgagcttgctggaaggcaaagtatgagccttgtagcaaggtctaaagaaatgtctcttaactgtatgtgagtacaaatcacatgtagccaaggagaaccattattcaagcagtggtcggggcagtccccgagcatattaataatccttttaatcattcaaagcacaggggtcgatttaaacaaacacattcaccgcaagatgaagtgtgcccacttagtccccgagcctggtagtaggtgacacaggcacgtggtgccaaggtctaaaaaagaaactctgctgaagttaagaatccaattgccgtacatgCCAAACAAGAcacaccggtaggtgcatcgtaccgacgtagtcgccaagcttgctggaaggcgaagtatgagccttgtagcaaagtccaaataaatgtctctcaactgtatgtgagtacaaatcacatgtagccgaggagagcaaaactccaagaagtggtcgggagagtccccgagcacagcggtTGTCATAGCAGCTCCTGAATACGGTAatagtcggagcagtccccgagcacaaccgtggtcggagcagtccccgagcacaaaagtgatcCAGACAgtacccgagcacggtagtggtctgggcagtccccgagcacagtagtggtcagggcagtccccgagcacagtagtggtcaggaCAAATCCACGATCGcatgcgctgcttgtactattattttgtgtatttatttttctctactctctgccaagtccagtctgaccagtctgacacgtctggtcgaaaaagtaaataggtatagtacgtcattctgtcttcttcttatttttttttggcaaacagtcggttgacacctgtattgagatgtgttagtgtgggccctcttacaccatcaacgaagaggcgcgtacactgttaatgaAGGAGcgtgtttattggcgtagatttcgaggttgtgtgaacaaccgtctgcggcgcgtgcgcacgactcccaatattctcgggcgaacgaaacgacggtgcccttttgctttatataatgtaggtctggtaagttaccctcaccattccccattgtcatccgccgccgcaaccttcttcttcctcctgccgaaccctattcccccaaaaatcatcaccaatcccctcggtctcccgcatccacccacttagtaaggacgaactaatggcgaagagagacgcccagaagaaaggcggggtcatggcgaaggaatggtggaagtcacggagcaacgagcagaccatcgaggacctcgtcgccatgggagtgctccacaacaaggcacttgcgggatggcgtgcacccgaaggagaaagcttccccgatccacaaccaggtgaaattgtggtttttgaagatttcttcaaacggggttttgggattccagtgcaccctttccttcagggtctctgcttgtactacgagattgggatttgcaatctgcatcccaactcgattcttctcgtctctaccttcatccatctctacgaggcgtatggtggcttccagccccatttcgacctctttcgccacctgttttgTCTTCGGAAAAAGGGgagtggtggctcgaagatcgccggaggcatcTATCTAAACTTGtgtgatggcatgaaagcccaatacctgcactgtccctggaacacctcattggacgagtggtacaagaaatggttctacatccgtgaagagccgaacaccatcactttgtgcgacgtggggctaattccagagaagaagaacagctggtcggagaagcccgagaacttggaacaGATAGCCGAACTGCTcgagatgatcccgtggggaaggcttgatggcccgagcgtggtcggcaacttcattagccgacgaattcagccatgccagaaaaggattcatcctggcttcgaataCCAAGGTGGCGCGGAtccgacaaggaccaggaaagagccgctcgacaagacggagatcaaggccaggattggagagctgttcaatctGGCCGATCcgaattatgttgcactgaacgccatcgagcacgctttcaagctggctcgacctcccccaaaggtaattgacgcttccttttaactgtagagtcatgttgtatcaagaaaataactgtcttttccttcattttgtgtcatagtataatggccgtgaccgggcgggagtgttcgtgtcgcctccccctggtgtagaatggccacaagctaccggcccagccgcccagaccagcaccaggaccgacgacgttcactgggcggtactcgagaccgtagaagACGCCTTggccagagccgctggcaagcgtccggctgccagcaaacggcgtcaagccatcttccccctgtcggacgacgaagcagaggatgctgacatcttccggctcgtcccccgaaagaggagaaggcaggtgggaccgacagagcagggtggctcctctggactagcagtggtcacagcaccgaccactgctgcACAGAGGACCgacgaagggaacatgccgcGTCATACTCCGACGCTCGTACCGGAGGTTGATCAAATCCCAGTGGGAACTGCCGAGCAAGCTGAGTAGggacggtcgaggagacgttccttcgccacatccttcagCAAATCGAAACTGTAAGTATccatatttttgatgtaagctttgcattttgtacTGGATGCTATTGTCGTCTAAATTTATCTCTGAATTCATTAGATCTCAGTCCACCGaaaaccccgaccagctagctgggtgcggaatgtcctcaccaacaacggcgggaccaactgctcagcaaccagccgtggaggagcccatggcagggactccgcctgggtCTCAGCAGGCGGACAACCAGACGCCggtccccgagcagaatacaagtgctccaagcacgaaccctgatgaggcggttaccacggcgccaagggagctggatctagccgaggggcagcagccaaaAGTTGCCCGGAACATGGTTACCgatgcgacggctcgtgggaaagctgtggtggtcgtggagtctgcaaacgccggaccagtgccgcctcccgaataggaggctgaagaggacgaagtagaagaagtcctgggccgtccccaagataggcgacaacatgtatatgtatcgCGCTAtcagaacgacgaatgggtcatgcacgaggaaatcccagaggtcgaagagaccttaagagtcgaatgggcggccaagcgtctggtgactgaagtccaggtatatttggctttagtccttgaccctgttgtgtagtcgaactgtctgacgtagcttgtctatgtgcaggacttgatgaaaactgcaagataccgcaaaaggtgcttcgaccagatagaaggaatcatgaTGACCAACAAGGAGCTgatggctgaagtggaacgcctacggcgccaacttgaagccgccgaccaggagaggacaaaccaagaggcacagaaccaaaacctggtcggccagctccaaAGCAAAGAacaggagaaaacaggtaagtgttcaccgtatcataacaagtgcgggacttgtgttgttttgtttttgacagtaatagc
Above is a genomic segment from Miscanthus floridulus cultivar M001 chromosome 3, ASM1932011v1, whole genome shotgun sequence containing:
- the LOC136543798 gene encoding uncharacterized protein — encoded protein: MPEKDSSWLRIPRWRGSEQGPGKSRSNKTEIKARIGELFNLADPNYVALNAIEHASSWLDLPQRSQSTENPDQLAGCGMSSPTTAGPTAQQPAVEEPMAGTPPGSQQADNQTPVPEQNTSAPSTNPDEAVTTAPRELDLAEGQQPKVARNMVTDATARGKAVVVVESANAGPDLMKTARYRKRCFDQIEGIMMTNKELMAEVERLRRQLEAADQERTNQEAQNQNLVGQLQSKEQEKTGLEAEVTRLQGENSCALAECGRLKEDNEKLARRQSQSTENPDQLAGCGMSSPTTAGPTAQQPAVEEPMAGTPPGSQQADNQTPVPEQNTSAPSTNPDEAVTTAPRELDLAEGQQPKVARNMVTDATARGKAVVVVESANAGPDLMKTARYRKRCFDQIEGIMMTNKELMAEVERLRRQLEAADQERTNQEAQNQNLVGQLQSKEQEKTGLEAEVTRLQGENSCALAECGRLKEDNEKLVVQDTFSLLEQGCL